The following DNA comes from Actinomycetota bacterium.
AATGACGGCAACGGGGCAACACGTTGGTGCCTGACCCCACCTGTTGCCCCGTTGGTGCCTGACCCCACCTGTTGCCCCGTTGGTGCCTGACCCCACCTGTTGACACTGGGAAACGTCATTGCGAGGAGCGGAGCGATGCGGCGACCTCCTCCGGATGAACGACCGTTTGTCCCCATTACCACCACGTATGATAATAAGTCATGGGGACGAATACATGATCGCGTGCCTCTTGCCCTTCGGCATCTACATGGACAAGGTCGGCAGGATAAACAGAGGGGGTAGGAACGATGAAAGCCACGAAAGCAGCTGCGCTGTTGCTTTCCCTGGCCATGCTCGCGTTATCCGTGGTCTCCTGCGGCAATGCCGGCGAAAGCCCCGCCCCGCCGCAACCGGCGCCGCTCAAGGAAAACGGAACGGGAACTCCGCCCGCGGTCCAGCCATCATCCGGCGACACCGTGCTCATGGTCGTATGCCAGGACGGCTTCCAGGATATCGAGTACAACACGGTGCGCGGCGAGCTGGCCGCCGCCGGATACAAGGTGAGCGTGGCCGCCCCGCAGAAGGCGACGGCCTCCGGCGTATCCGGAACCAGCGTCGCCCCGGACCTCGCCCTGGCTGAGGCCCATGCAGCAGGTTACCTGGCGGTGGTCTTCATCGGGGGGCCGGGAACGGATTCTCTCTTCGATAACGAGGACGCGCACCGCCTGGCCATGGAAGCAGCGGAAGGGGGCAAGGTCCTGGCGGCCATATGCCTGGCCCCGGCGATCCTCGCCCGGGCCGGCTTGCTCGCGGGGAAGCGTGCCACCTCTTACCCGTCCGCCTCCGGCTACCTCACCACCGGCGGAGCCGACTACACCGGCAGCGAGGTCGAGGTGGACGGCAACGTCATCACCGCCTCCGGCCCGGACGCGAGCCACGACTTCGCCCAGGCGATCATCGACGCCCTACGCTGACCCGTGCTCCGGGATCCCCGTGTATCACGCATCCGTGGACAGGCGGTCGAAGCTTTTGCGCTCCCAGTTCCGGAAGTAACGGGTCCACATCTTGAGCCAGGGCGCGGGAACCGCCGGTCGCTCCCTGAGCTCGCGCACCGTCGCCTTGAGGCATGGCCCGCCCATATTCCGGTAGCGAAAGGCCCCGATACCCCAGAAATCGCGTATCCTTTTCCTGAGCTCCTTCTCGTCCTCGCTCGCGATCACCTTCCGCATGTCCCACCGGCGCCAGTCCGTGATGCAGTGGATGAGGAAGGGTCCTCCTTCACCCGCTCCTCGTAGAGGCTCAGGAAACGCCGGGAGGTGTCACCGGCTTCCAGTACCTCGACGGCCATGTCGGCCGCTATGTCCGCGGAGAACCAGGCGGCCGGCACCCCATCGCACAGCTCGGTGCTCTCCAGGCCAGCCGCGTCTCCCACCAGGATCATGCCGTCCGTATGATTGGGCATGCCCCGCAGCCGCGGATCCAACCCCACGAAGATCTCGAACCCCTCCCACGTGTGTGCCCGCAGCCTTATACGGGGTGCCACCTCGTCCCGCCACCAGGGCAGTTTCCCGGTCAGGTTCTCATGATAGACCTCGAAGAGCCTTCGCAGGTTGGGCACCCGCCCGCCGTCCAGGCGAAGGCACTGGTCCTGCATGAAATGGAGGCTGGAGTTGTAGGGCCAGGACATCAGGCCGTTTCCGTGTCCCAGGGGAGGCGCCACCTGCTGCTCATCCCAGCCCCAGCAGAAGCGCAGCTTGTACCCGAAGATGCGGTTCACGTCCTCCTTGTCCATCTCATAATCGTAGACATCGGCCAGGGTAATGGCCTCGGGCGGGTACTTCTCGCGCACCCCCGCCTTTATCGCCAGCAGGCCCTGTGAACCCTCCGCGTCGATCACCAACCGGCAGGGGATGCGCTCCCCGCCGTCGGTCACCACCCCGCAGACGGCGCCATTGCCGTCGCGGATCACGTCCACCACCGTGGTGGACGTGCGCAGCTCCACCCCCGATTCCACCGCACGGTTTGCTTCCCACTGGCAGAACGGCTTGCAGTAGGCGTTGTAGCCGAAGCTGAAGATGGGGGAGAAGGGCCTGGGGACCTTGAGGGAATCGTCGATATCGATGTCCCCGGCGTCTATGTCCTTTATGGTGTTCATCAGATCGGCGACATCGTCGTCAGCGGTTCCACTGGTCTTTGCTTGGTACCTTGAACCAGCATGAATGAACCACGTTCATCTATCAAAGAGCGAATTTACACACAAAAGGGCACGTTATCTCCCCGGAATCCGCTTGCATGATGACGGCTTACGGCAGTCAACGGCTCATGGGATGATGAAGCGAGGCTCCAGGGCTGACCGGTTGCCGTACGTTGACACCCATGGAAAAAGACGGGCCGGCACTTGTGAATACCGGC
Coding sequences within:
- a CDS encoding DJ-1/PfpI family protein produces the protein MKATKAAALLLSLAMLALSVVSCGNAGESPAPPQPAPLKENGTGTPPAVQPSSGDTVLMVVCQDGFQDIEYNTVRGELAAAGYKVSVAAPQKATASGVSGTSVAPDLALAEAHAAGYLAVVFIGGPGTDSLFDNEDAHRLAMEAAEGGKVLAAICLAPAILARAGLLAGKRATSYPSASGYLTTGGADYTGSEVEVDGNVITASGPDASHDFAQAIIDALR
- a CDS encoding tryptophan 7-halogenase, with amino-acid sequence MNTIKDIDAGDIDIDDSLKVPRPFSPIFSFGYNAYCKPFCQWEANRAVESGVELRTSTTVVDVIRDGNGAVCGVVTDGGERIPCRLVIDAEGSQGLLAIKAGVREKYPPEAITLADVYDYEMDKEDVNRIFGYKLRFCWGWDEQQVAPPLGHGNGLMSWPYNSSLHFMQDQCLRLDGGRVPNLRRLFEVYHENLTGKLPWWRDEVAPRIRLRAHTWEGFEIFVGLDPRLRGMPNHTDGMILVGDAAGLESTELCDGVPAAWFSADIAADMAVEVLEAGDTSRRFLSLYEERVKEDPSSSTASRTGAGGTCGR